A genomic window from Polaribacter gangjinensis includes:
- a CDS encoding carbohydrate binding domain-containing protein, producing the protein MKNIQQIIKIFFLLLLVACTENDLRDVSFVNNIDAPTNVAALYNITQDNTGSVTITPNADGAVSFEIFFGDGTAAPAIVPQGQSAHHVYAEGTYQVKIVAVNLNGVKTEATQQLVVSFKAPQNLVVVIENDAAISKQVNITANADFATFFEFNSGETGVTQPVVSGNIGSTISYTYQNAGTYNVMVEAKGGAIATTKYEVSFEVKEILAPIVAAPAPPARSASDVVSIFSDAYTDVTLSELPTTWSSSGFEAINLNNDNVWKLTNLDFVGMVTNYATGINLSAMEKMHIDYWVPDGVTNELLVKIVNTVDGGEDIESLGTTVSGTWQSIDIDMTGFDGGNLANKEKITQILIDSDGLAGVVYIDNFYFYKESSVSTFNDGLLTNGDFQAGSNSWIVGVDDNAPAPVAVNGSNIYYSVNVPNAGNPWEVNVSQKVEIVNGTTYTLTFDAWSNVSRSIIAGIGLSADPWSNKTETININSSRATYTRTFTADFGAPNARVLFDLGAAAGQVNIDNVSLFIGNGNLVQNGNFENGSAPWIVGVDDNAPAPVVLTNGNNHYSVNVANAGNPWDVNLSQKLEIVNGSTYTLTFDAWSNVSRSMIAGIGLSGDPWSSKTETVNITTNRTTYTYTITADFGAANARVLFDLGAAAGTVNIDNVSLSKN; encoded by the coding sequence ATGAAAAACATACAACAAATAATAAAAATATTTTTCTTACTGCTTTTAGTAGCATGTACGGAAAATGATTTAAGAGATGTGTCTTTTGTTAATAATATTGATGCTCCAACCAATGTTGCTGCACTTTATAACATCACTCAAGACAATACAGGCTCTGTAACTATAACACCTAATGCAGATGGTGCTGTTAGTTTTGAAATCTTCTTTGGAGACGGAACTGCAGCTCCTGCAATTGTACCTCAAGGACAAAGTGCTCATCACGTTTATGCTGAGGGTACATATCAAGTAAAAATAGTAGCTGTAAATTTAAATGGAGTAAAAACAGAAGCGACTCAACAATTAGTGGTTTCTTTCAAAGCGCCACAAAATTTAGTAGTTGTAATCGAAAATGATGCTGCGATTTCTAAGCAAGTAAATATTACTGCAAATGCCGATTTTGCGACATTTTTTGAATTCAATTCAGGTGAAACAGGAGTAACTCAACCAGTAGTTTCAGGAAACATTGGCTCAACAATTTCGTATACTTATCAAAATGCGGGTACATATAATGTTATGGTTGAAGCTAAAGGTGGTGCAATTGCAACTACTAAATACGAAGTAAGTTTTGAAGTAAAAGAAATCTTAGCTCCAATTGTTGCTGCTCCAGCTCCTCCTGCAAGAAGTGCATCTGATGTAGTGTCAATTTTCAGTGACGCTTATACAGATGTTACTTTGAGTGAGTTGCCAACAACTTGGTCTTCTAGTGGTTTTGAAGCGATAAATTTAAATAATGACAATGTTTGGAAACTTACCAATTTAGATTTTGTTGGTATGGTGACAAATTATGCAACTGGAATCAACCTTTCAGCAATGGAAAAAATGCATATTGATTATTGGGTTCCAGATGGTGTTACAAATGAGTTATTAGTAAAAATTGTAAATACTGTTGATGGTGGTGAAGATATCGAATCATTAGGAACAACAGTAAGTGGAACTTGGCAAAGTATCGATATCGATATGACAGGTTTTGATGGTGGAAATCTTGCAAACAAAGAAAAAATTACACAAATTTTAATTGATTCAGATGGTTTAGCTGGTGTAGTTTATATAGATAACTTCTATTTTTACAAAGAAAGTTCAGTTTCAACTTTTAATGACGGTTTGTTAACTAATGGTGATTTTCAAGCTGGAAGTAATTCATGGATTGTAGGAGTAGATGATAATGCGCCTGCTCCAGTTGCAGTTAACGGTTCTAATATTTATTACTCTGTAAATGTTCCTAACGCTGGAAATCCTTGGGAAGTTAATGTAAGTCAAAAAGTTGAAATTGTAAACGGAACAACTTATACTTTAACTTTTGATGCATGGTCAAATGTAAGTAGATCAATCATTGCAGGTATTGGCTTAAGTGCCGATCCATGGTCAAATAAAACTGAAACAATAAATATTAATTCGTCAAGAGCTACCTATACAAGAACATTTACTGCAGATTTTGGCGCACCAAATGCAAGGGTGTTATTTGATTTAGGAGCTGCTGCTGGACAAGTAAATATTGATAATGTATCGTTATTTATTGGTAATGGAAATTTAGTTCAAAATGGTAATTTTGAAAATGGAAGTGCTCCTTGGATTGTTGGTGTAGATGATAATGCTCCTGCTCCTGTAGTTTTAACAAATGGTAATAATCATTATTCAGTTAATGTAGCAAACGCTGGAAATCCATGGGATGTTAACTTAAGTCAAAAATTAGAGATTGTAAACGGATCAACCTATACATTGACTTTTGATGCTTGGTCAAACGTTAGTAGATCTATGATTGCAGGAATTGGTCTTAGCGGTGATCCTTGGTCTAGTAAAACAGAAACTGTTAATATTACGACAAATAGAACAACGTATACTTACACCATTACAGCAGATTTTGGTGCTGCAAATGCAAGAGTTTTGTTTGATTTAGGTGCTGCAGCAGGAACTGTAAATATCGATAACGTTTCGTTATCTAAAAACTAG
- a CDS encoding glucan endo-1,3-beta-D-glucosidase, with protein MRNFKKVYVIIFSLITVFYGCQENDYSFGEIITPSNIQITAEIVGADANNPNGDGSGAVNFKATADNAVSFKFISEGSETVALSGETSFIFSKLGLNTYTVTVVASGTAGVSSSKSIQVDVLATYSPPDDLKSKLFGFDPANPSATTSRTWKIQSAKPGHFGLGPVGGSTPTEWYGAGPDEKVGLGMYDDRFIFSSDGTFTHVTNGDIFGRNPYIVNDLGPNTTGNVNGPEIENYVFADYTESFFLTAPAGVETINLTGNAFIGYYTGGNRQYQIFDRGVANEMLLRTTDGGSEFDWWFIIVIE; from the coding sequence ATGAGAAATTTTAAAAAAGTATATGTAATAATATTTTCCTTGATAACCGTTTTTTACGGTTGTCAGGAAAATGATTATTCATTTGGAGAAATCATCACGCCAAGTAACATTCAGATTACTGCTGAAATTGTTGGAGCTGATGCTAATAATCCAAATGGTGATGGAAGCGGAGCTGTAAATTTTAAGGCAACAGCAGACAACGCAGTATCATTTAAATTTATAAGTGAAGGTTCAGAAACAGTTGCTCTTTCAGGAGAAACATCTTTTATTTTTAGTAAATTAGGTTTAAATACCTACACTGTAACTGTGGTAGCTTCAGGAACTGCTGGAGTTTCATCTAGTAAATCTATACAAGTAGATGTTTTAGCAACTTATTCACCACCAGATGATTTAAAATCAAAATTATTTGGTTTTGATCCTGCTAATCCTTCAGCTACCACCTCAAGAACATGGAAAATTCAATCTGCCAAACCAGGTCATTTTGGTCTAGGTCCTGTAGGTGGTTCAACACCAACAGAATGGTATGGTGCAGGACCAGATGAAAAAGTAGGTTTAGGAATGTATGATGATCGTTTTATTTTCAGTTCAGATGGAACATTTACTCACGTTACAAACGGAGATATTTTTGGAAGAAATCCATATATTGTAAATGACTTAGGTCCAAATACTACAGGAAATGTTAATGGTCCAGAGATTGAAAATTATGTTTTTGCTGATTATACTGAAAGTTTCTTTTTAACAGCTCCAGCAGGTGTTGAAACAATCAATTTAACTGGTAATGCATTTATTGGATATTATACAGGAGGTAATCGTCAATATCAAATATTTGATAGAGGTGTAGCTAATGAAATGTTATTAAGAACTACTGATGGTGGTTCTGAATTTGATTGGTGGTTTATCATTGTAATAGAATAA
- a CDS encoding glycoside hydrolase family 2 TIM barrel-domain containing protein, translating to MKNILLRLLLFLLAFNVFGQTDKVSVVTNNQGSKLIVNGKDFIVNGMNWDYIPIGTNTVNADFWNKSDEVIKSALDAEMMLLKNMGVNAIRQYTGVPARWIKYIYETHGIYTMLNHSFGRYGLTLDGVWTPITDYSEPRTQKFLLSEVDNLVKEYKDTPGILMYLLGNENNYGLFWQGAETEDFPDDEKEKQYIGEKRGRPMYRLMNEAAKKMKSIDTSHPVAICNGDVLFIDIVAEECKDVDIYGTNTYRGASFTDIFQVVKTKLNKPLLFTEFGADAFNAIDNQEDQLSQAFYMVENWKEIYQNAAGLGKAENSIGGFTFQFSDGWWKYGFDKREGADVHDNNASWSNGGYQRDYAPGKNNMNEEWFGICAKGPTNERGLYTLYPRAAYYALKEAHNLNPYAAGTTLESVTNYFKNIQLMDAVLRARGDKAALGGNEKIKLSNLRAEFTTFNTGGSLLTTPQIADGTGQTYPDRLGFDHMQSYFIGVAGQPTASMKAEVNFNILGNVAGNPIDDIFYENVGRPVTVNSDNGNLTLTDNNRLRVYNASFEWKAEKFDMRGFYRTSHYHWAYEGDIFNLYPEANYGPNLDIYNGEILGLEVDGKGSLAGLKAAFGPQLWWGANPAVLLKYRKKVGHFDVTAIYHKDIVAGNGIDENGNRILDPIQARSGVIPALPTERTTIAIEKKGEHFAFQLGGIWAGRPLNGRTYQVTTGTSGNYTVLNDRIQAKDNFGGKAKITYQNGNINWYAQGSVMGLVANGGFDQTMTFTGWKLKDSGSGNLNNFLTGFAYNTGKFQIAPNFLWQKPLVDPMPNDVGAPGRLRNFVDDPFSVRGGNRETTAGEILLTYDPTPGTYMYEWDNDRAEDAKFAMNLGFVYRHLPTTQDAAIGFLANRTFFAFAQSAPAQDLWEVHSRIVSKIRPDFGFVSNIYYGTGQANGDSERTITRFGADLRMIYNKMKITGMVKVNDWGPFDYHRDFNLTFPVQLMLDFSTSVGKPDWFILPDTKVGIRGTWRALNENSPRYSPMTTATPFATSPIVSPVGFPNGSEWEIRTYIHINIGK from the coding sequence ATGAAAAACATTTTATTGAGATTGTTACTTTTCTTACTAGCATTTAATGTTTTTGGTCAAACAGATAAAGTATCTGTAGTTACAAATAACCAAGGATCAAAATTAATTGTTAACGGAAAAGATTTTATTGTAAACGGTATGAATTGGGATTATATTCCAATTGGTACAAATACAGTAAACGCAGATTTTTGGAATAAATCTGATGAAGTTATTAAAAGTGCACTTGACGCTGAAATGATGTTATTAAAAAACATGGGTGTAAATGCCATTCGCCAATATACGGGTGTTCCTGCAAGATGGATCAAGTATATTTATGAAACACACGGAATCTACACTATGTTAAACCACTCTTTTGGACGCTATGGATTGACTTTAGATGGTGTTTGGACACCAATTACTGATTATTCTGAACCAAGAACTCAGAAATTCTTATTATCTGAAGTTGATAATTTAGTAAAAGAGTACAAAGACACTCCTGGTATTTTAATGTACCTTTTAGGAAATGAAAATAACTACGGTTTGTTCTGGCAAGGTGCTGAAACCGAAGATTTTCCAGATGATGAGAAAGAAAAACAATATATAGGTGAAAAAAGAGGAAGACCAATGTATCGTTTAATGAACGAAGCAGCAAAAAAAATGAAATCAATTGATACTTCGCATCCAGTTGCAATTTGTAATGGAGACGTTTTATTTATTGATATCGTTGCTGAAGAATGTAAAGACGTAGATATTTATGGAACAAATACGTATAGAGGAGCATCTTTTACAGATATCTTTCAAGTAGTAAAAACGAAATTAAACAAACCTTTATTATTCACTGAATTTGGTGCTGATGCTTTCAATGCGATTGATAATCAAGAAGATCAATTGTCTCAAGCATTTTATATGGTTGAAAATTGGAAAGAAATTTATCAAAATGCTGCAGGTTTAGGAAAAGCAGAAAACTCTATTGGAGGTTTTACTTTCCAATTTAGTGATGGATGGTGGAAATATGGTTTTGACAAAAGAGAAGGTGCTGATGTTCATGATAACAATGCTTCTTGGTCAAATGGTGGTTATCAAAGAGATTATGCTCCAGGAAAAAACAATATGAACGAAGAGTGGTTTGGAATTTGTGCAAAAGGGCCAACTAACGAAAGAGGGTTATATACATTATATCCAAGAGCTGCCTATTATGCTTTAAAAGAAGCGCACAACTTAAATCCATATGCTGCAGGTACTACTTTAGAGTCGGTTACCAATTATTTTAAAAACATTCAATTAATGGATGCTGTTTTAAGAGCAAGAGGAGACAAAGCTGCTTTAGGTGGAAATGAAAAAATTAAACTAAGCAATTTAAGAGCTGAATTTACAACTTTCAACACAGGAGGTTCTTTATTAACAACTCCTCAAATTGCAGATGGAACAGGACAAACGTATCCTGATAGATTAGGTTTTGATCATATGCAATCGTATTTCATTGGCGTTGCAGGTCAACCAACTGCAAGTATGAAAGCCGAAGTAAATTTCAATATTTTAGGGAATGTAGCAGGAAATCCAATTGATGATATTTTCTATGAAAATGTTGGAAGACCTGTAACTGTAAATTCTGATAATGGAAATTTAACATTAACTGACAATAATAGGTTAAGAGTCTACAACGCTTCTTTTGAGTGGAAAGCTGAAAAGTTTGACATGAGAGGGTTTTATAGAACTAGCCACTATCATTGGGCATATGAAGGTGATATTTTTAATTTGTATCCAGAAGCAAATTATGGTCCGAATTTAGACATTTATAATGGTGAAATTTTAGGTTTAGAAGTTGACGGTAAAGGTTCTTTGGCTGGTTTAAAAGCTGCTTTCGGTCCACAATTATGGTGGGGAGCAAACCCTGCTGTTTTATTAAAATACAGAAAAAAAGTAGGTCATTTTGATGTAACAGCGATTTATCATAAAGATATCGTTGCTGGAAATGGAATTGATGAAAATGGAAATCGTATTTTAGATCCAATACAAGCAAGATCAGGGGTAATTCCTGCATTACCAACTGAAAGAACTACTATCGCAATTGAGAAAAAAGGTGAACACTTTGCGTTTCAATTGGGTGGTATTTGGGCAGGTAGACCTTTAAACGGAAGAACTTATCAAGTTACAACAGGAACTTCTGGGAATTATACCGTTTTAAATGATAGAATTCAAGCTAAAGACAATTTTGGTGGTAAAGCAAAAATTACCTATCAAAATGGAAACATCAATTGGTATGCTCAAGGTTCTGTAATGGGGCTTGTAGCAAATGGTGGTTTTGATCAAACCATGACATTTACTGGTTGGAAATTGAAAGACAGTGGTAGTGGAAACTTAAATAACTTCTTAACAGGGTTTGCTTACAATACTGGTAAATTCCAAATTGCACCAAACTTTTTATGGCAAAAACCATTGGTTGATCCAATGCCAAATGATGTAGGAGCTCCAGGAAGACTAAGAAATTTTGTTGACGATCCATTTTCTGTAAGAGGAGGTAACAGAGAAACTACTGCAGGTGAAATTTTACTTACCTACGATCCAACTCCAGGAACATACATGTACGAATGGGATAATGATAGAGCTGAAGATGCTAAGTTTGCAATGAACTTAGGCTTTGTGTACCGTCATTTACCAACAACGCAAGATGCTGCAATTGGTTTCTTAGCAAATCGTACATTTTTTGCATTTGCTCAATCAGCACCTGCACAAGATTTATGGGAAGTACATTCAAGAATTGTATCTAAAATTAGACCAGACTTCGGATTTGTTTCAAATATTTACTACGGAACAGGTCAAGCAAATGGTGATAGTGAAAGAACAATTACTCGTTTTGGAGCAGATTTAAGAATGATTTACAACAAAATGAAAATCACAGGAATGGTAAAAGTAAATGATTGGGGTCCTTTTGACTACCATAGAGATTTCAACTTAACTTTCCCTGTTCAATTAATGTTAGATTTTTCAACATCTGTTGGAAAACCAGATTGGTTTATTTTACCTGATACCAAAGTCGGAATCAGAGGAACTTGGAGAGCTTTAAATGAAAATTCACCAAGATATTCACCAATGACTACAGCAACACCTTTCGCAACTTCACCAATTGTAAGTCCAGTAGGATTTCCAAATGGTTCAGAATGGGAAATTAGAACATACATTCATATTAACATTGGAAAATAA
- a CDS encoding Ig-like domain-containing protein, translating to MKTSKKLFSKITKPLALLLLVSLGCERDISDEAVQATFSTNQFVFSDSFSAGLEYYPFADSKFEAFSVDTEVKYQGTASMRFDVPNEGDRNGAYAGAIFRDDNGGRDLSKYDALTFWAKASKAATINDIGFGQDFGQNKFQVSKRALRLTTNWVKYTIPIPDASKLKQEKGMFWYAEGPENGDGYSFWIDELKFEKLGTIAQPRPSILNGDNISVNTFIGVNINIADLNQTFNLGTGEDISISSAPGYFVFTSSNPSVASVSETGVVEVLSSGNTVITATLGGVEAKGSLTINSIGSFVFAPTPTRDPNNVVSIFSDHYTNTPVDFFNGYWQPYQTTQSADFSIQGDNFLNYTNFNFVGIQFANPTLNLTDKPNLHFNMYIPNSVPSNFDFLVTVVDFGPDRVNGGTDDTRQQLFVRKSPSIVSDSWITVEFSLAAMQNKSNVGLIIFENINFSLLRNFYLDNIYFYKN from the coding sequence ATGAAAACATCAAAAAAATTATTTTCAAAAATAACAAAACCTTTAGCTTTACTTCTTTTAGTAAGCTTAGGTTGTGAAAGAGACATTTCAGATGAAGCTGTTCAAGCAACTTTCTCAACCAATCAATTCGTATTCTCTGATTCTTTTAGTGCAGGATTAGAATATTACCCTTTTGCAGATTCTAAATTTGAAGCCTTTTCAGTTGATACTGAGGTAAAATATCAAGGAACTGCGTCTATGAGATTCGATGTGCCTAATGAAGGAGATAGAAATGGCGCTTATGCTGGTGCAATTTTTAGAGACGATAACGGAGGTAGAGATTTGTCTAAATATGATGCGCTAACTTTTTGGGCAAAAGCATCAAAAGCAGCAACCATCAATGATATTGGTTTTGGTCAAGATTTTGGACAAAACAAATTCCAAGTGAGCAAACGTGCATTAAGACTTACTACGAATTGGGTAAAATATACAATTCCAATTCCTGATGCATCAAAATTAAAACAAGAAAAAGGGATGTTTTGGTATGCAGAAGGTCCTGAAAATGGGGATGGTTATTCATTTTGGATTGATGAGTTAAAATTTGAAAAATTAGGAACCATCGCTCAACCAAGACCATCAATTTTAAATGGTGATAATATTTCGGTAAACACATTTATTGGTGTAAACATCAATATTGCTGATTTAAATCAAACCTTTAACTTAGGAACAGGAGAAGATATTTCAATAAGTTCAGCGCCAGGTTATTTTGTTTTTACTTCCTCAAATCCGAGCGTGGCAAGTGTTAGTGAAACAGGTGTTGTAGAGGTTTTATCTTCAGGAAACACTGTAATAACTGCAACTTTAGGTGGAGTAGAAGCAAAAGGTTCATTAACCATAAATTCAATTGGTTCTTTTGTTTTTGCACCTACACCAACAAGAGATCCAAACAATGTAGTGTCAATTTTTAGTGACCATTATACAAATACCCCTGTTGATTTTTTCAATGGATATTGGCAACCATATCAAACAACTCAATCAGCAGACTTTAGTATTCAAGGTGATAATTTTTTAAATTATACCAATTTCAACTTCGTTGGTATTCAATTTGCAAATCCAACATTAAATTTAACGGATAAACCAAATTTACATTTTAACATGTACATCCCTAATTCAGTTCCTTCAAATTTTGATTTTTTAGTGACTGTAGTAGATTTTGGTCCTGATAGAGTCAATGGTGGTACAGATGATACAAGACAACAATTATTTGTAAGAAAATCACCAAGTATTGTTTCAGATTCTTGGATAACAGTTGAATTTTCTTTAGCTGCAATGCAAAATAAAAGTAATGTAGGATTGATAATTTTTGAAAATATTAATTTTTCTCTGTTAAGAAATTTTTATTTAGACAATATCTATTTCTACAAAAATTAA
- a CDS encoding glycoside hydrolase family 16 protein has product MNIKNKFTRQSLAKYLILLGLIVTYSCSNDETQTVITMNEIVWADEFTTAGAPDSSKWSFDIGTGQNGWGNNELQYYTNRTENIEVKNGMLHIKAIKEPYLGSSYTSAKITTRGTFEQKYGRYEAKIKLPWGQGLWPAFWLLGDDSNGSVIWPQIGEIDIMEYRGQQPTIVHGSIHGPGYSAGEAITKSYTLPNDRFDTDFHIFGIEWGPNYINYYVDNVLYNQITPKNLPEGAEWVFNDNNFYIILNLAVGGSFVGSPSTQTVFPQEMIVDYVRVYK; this is encoded by the coding sequence ATGAATATTAAAAATAAATTTACTAGACAATCCTTAGCAAAATACCTTATTTTGTTGGGATTAATTGTAACATATAGTTGTTCAAACGACGAAACACAAACAGTAATTACGATGAATGAAATAGTTTGGGCAGATGAATTTACTACAGCTGGAGCTCCTGATTCATCAAAATGGAGTTTTGATATTGGAACTGGACAAAACGGATGGGGTAACAACGAGTTGCAATATTACACAAATCGCACTGAAAACATTGAGGTGAAAAATGGAATGTTACACATTAAAGCAATTAAAGAACCTTATTTAGGATCTAGTTATACTTCTGCAAAAATTACTACAAGAGGTACTTTTGAGCAAAAATATGGTCGATATGAAGCAAAAATCAAATTGCCTTGGGGACAAGGTTTATGGCCAGCTTTTTGGTTATTAGGTGATGATTCTAACGGATCTGTAATTTGGCCGCAAATTGGTGAAATTGACATCATGGAATACAGAGGTCAACAACCAACAATTGTTCATGGAAGCATTCATGGGCCAGGATATTCTGCAGGTGAAGCTATAACCAAAAGTTATACGTTACCTAATGACAGATTTGATACAGATTTCCATATTTTCGGAATTGAATGGGGACCAAATTACATCAACTATTATGTAGATAATGTTTTGTACAATCAAATTACTCCTAAAAATCTTCCAGAAGGTGCAGAATGGGTTTTTAATGATAATAACTTTTACATCATTTTAAATTTAGCTGTTGGAGGTTCATTCGTAGGTTCACCCTCAACACAAACTGTTTTTCCACAAGAAATGATTGTGGATTATGTAAGAGTATACAAATAA